The following are encoded together in the Paraburkholderia sp. BL10I2N1 genome:
- a CDS encoding DnaJ domain-containing protein: MKIAILTIAALVGFWVVGAIVEHFQKKTPKAAASASSGAGPRPTPEPESPRVDPIEEACHVLQLNRPFTTEQLRAAYRQRMSQYHPDKVNSLGPEFRELAESKSKEINRAFDLLARFPR, encoded by the coding sequence ATGAAAATCGCCATTCTGACAATCGCTGCCCTCGTCGGGTTCTGGGTGGTAGGCGCCATCGTTGAACATTTCCAGAAGAAGACTCCGAAAGCGGCTGCGTCCGCAAGCTCAGGCGCTGGACCCAGGCCCACACCCGAGCCGGAATCACCGCGGGTTGACCCCATCGAGGAAGCTTGCCACGTGCTTCAGCTGAACCGTCCTTTCACAACGGAACAGCTGCGCGCGGCGTACCGCCAGCGAATGTCGCAATACCACCCGGACAAGGTCAATAGCCTCGGTCCGGAATTCCGCGAGCTCGCTGAGAGCAAGTCGAAGGAAATCAATCGGGCGTTTGACCTACTAGCTAGATTTCCGAGATGA